From the Magnetospirillum sp. 15-1 genome, the window GCCATCGACGTTCTTCCGGAGGGCGCGGTGTTCTCCATCTTCCGTCATGCCCTCGAACGCCCCCTCTACACGGTCACCAAATCGGCGTCCGGCCCGAAAGGCGCCACCTGGAGCATCGCCCGATCCGGCCGGACCGTATCGCGCTTTCCCTCCCTGGCCGGTGCGCTGGCTGCCCTGGAAGGGGCTCCCCACCCCGTTGCCACCTAGGAGCGGAGAGACCATGCGCCGCGTCATCGCCGCCCTGATGGTGACCGTTCTGCTCGGCTGCGCCGTGCCGCCGCCGCCGCCGCCCGAAATGAGCATCGAGGAACGCGAGGAGTTCCGTCAGGACATGCTGGCGGACATCGATAAGGTGGAGATCTTTCTGCAAAAGACCCGGCGGGGCATCAACCTGACGGAAATCACCCTGGGCTGGTTCGTCATGATCCTGCTCAACGAACTCAGCGCCCATGATGCCGGGCTATACGCCCATATCCATCACGATGACGCCAACGCCGAGCTTTACCTGCGCAACGACTTCCAGCCCGGCCCGGCCCGCGAGATCGCCGCGCTCGAGACCCTGGCCCGTCAGGGCGAAGCCGATATCCGTCTGGCGGCCCGGGATGCGCTGGTCTGCCTGACCACCATTCCCGATCCGAAAACGTCGGAGGGGCAGCAGAAGGAGGCCAGGACGGAACTGATCGCCGCCCTCCTGAGTCTCAAGCGCCACCTGAACCAGATCGCGGCGGCCCACCGCCTGCCCAGCGCCGAGCTTCCCGGCTCCGGCAACTGATATCGCCCGCCTCCGGGCGCCCCCGAACATTCCTGACGCAATGACGCCGATGGCGCCGATGACGTCGCCGGCGAGGGGCCGACCGCATCATCCCGTCCAGCGGCCGGTTTGATCGAAATGCCCCGAAAACGAAGGAGAGGGAGCGTTTGGGGGCCGCTCCCTCTCCAAGCCCCCTCGCGGCCTTGGGGTTCGGGGATGGCCGCGAAGGAACATTTGAAATTTTTCGGCGGCTGCGAGGAGGGGGCGTTGGGGGCGCCCCCTCCTCTCCGAT encodes:
- a CDS encoding DUF2794 domain-containing protein is translated as MATLIRMSEYREGSGFVHFERGEITQLLTLYATRVARGEWRDYAIDVLPEGAVFSIFRHALERPLYTVTKSASGPKGATWSIARSGRTVSRFPSLAGALAALEGAPHPVAT